From Scatophagus argus isolate fScaArg1 chromosome 10, fScaArg1.pri, whole genome shotgun sequence, a single genomic window includes:
- the LOC124065962 gene encoding leucine-rich repeat-containing protein 27-like, producing MSIPKEEVPDLQLSFVFGDGAFKPHTPYILPEDAEPQERPEYYSTETLCLSRTMLKHVPESILNNSALKHLYLEGNQISSVPDSLFINLPNLLWLDLRNNQIVSLPDEIGLHRSLKTLLLEGNPISELPPELGNVITLKGLNLRNCPISFPPQDIVSQGLQSILQYLRSAMAKQPVSMRKTPAELPVVEKLQLSELMGSSVEEQDESMDEDELQRFRELKHKMTLLDKAELGSIAQSCILPITKREKATTKAGIIPELPLFDTRRSKRPEERRQAAVKELQQEQALLEQRRKNQEALQKWRTQAKITQEKKPSQHKQKELEIQRRQEEADLGPKPGVEDCCDTPQSQEPGMSITEYEEDRSVCVLERQIRAHIEKMQERRRNPRGSTTEQMAVAEKDVKEMRKLQARLLERMRNRGRKPEHRSTVFTGDT from the exons ATGTCTATCCCAAAGGAGGAAGTTCCTGACCTGCAGCTAAGCTTTGTCTTTGGGGATGGTGCTTTCAAACCACACACACCCTACATTCTGCCTGAAGACGCTGAGCCACAGGAGCGCCCTGAATATTATTCCACAGAGACATTGTGTCTGAGCAGAACTATGCTGAAACATGTTCCTGAAAGTATTTTGAACAATAGTGCTCTAAAG CATTTATATCTTGAAGGCAATCAGATCTCCAGTGTCCCAGATTCACTGTTCATCAACTTGCCCAACCTTCTGTGGCTGGACCTCAGAAATAACCAAATTGTGTCACTCCCTGATGAAATTGGCTTGCACAG GTCTCTGAAGACATTGCTTCTGGAAGGAAATCCCATCTCAGAACTTCCACCTGAGTTGG gAAATGTGATTACCCTCAAAGGCCTGAACCTGAGGAACTGTCCCATCAGTTTCCCCCCACAAGACATTGTAAGCCAGGGGCTCCAGAGCATCCTCCAGTACCTCAGGAGTGCTATGGCTAAGCAGCCAGTCAGCATGAGGAAGACCCCCGCAG AGTTGCCAGTGGTGGAGAAGCTCCAGCTGTCAGAGCTGATGGGGTCCAGTGTAGAGGAGCAGGATGAGTCAATGGATGAGGACGAGCTGCAGAGATTCAGGGAACTCAAACACAAGATGACTCTGCTGGATAAAGCCGAGCTGGGCTCAATAGCACAGTCATGTATTCTTCCTATTACCAAAAG GGAAAAGGCAACTACCAAGGCTGGCATAATTCCTGAGCTTCCCCTGTTTGACACTCGGCGCTCGAAGAGGCCAGAAGAAAGGAGACAAGCTGCAGTGAAAGAGCTGCAACAGGAACAAGCCCTTCTCGAGCAGAGAAGAAA AAACCAAGAGGCCCTTCAGAAGTGGCGTACACAAGCCAAGatcacacaggaaaagaaaccCTCTCAGCATAAGCAGAAGGAGCTTGAAATACAAAGAAGACAAGAG GAAGCAGATCTAGGTCCAAAACCTGGTGTGGAGGACTGCTGTGATACTCCTCAGAGTCAGGAGCCTGGCATGTCCATCACAGAGTATGAGGAGGACAG ATCAGTCTGTGTGCTGGAGCGGCAAATCCGTGCCCACATTGAGAAAATGCAGGAGAGACGCAGGAATCCCAGGGGCTCAACCACTGAGCAGATGGCAGTGGCTGAGAAAGATGTGAAAGAG ATGAGGAAATTACAGGCTCGGCTTCTAGAGAGGATGAGAAATCGGGGAAGAAAGCCTGAACATCGTTCCACTGTCTTTACTGGAGACACCTGA